The genomic region CCGCGCCCGAGGTCTCGCAGGTGGACGTCGAGGACGCGGCCGCCGCCGAGCCGGCGCGGCTCGTCACGCTCGGCGGGCCGCGCGGGCGGAGGTGACCGTTGCTCCCCCTGCGCGCCCTCGAGCGGTTCGCCCGCCCCGCCGCCCGGCCAAGGCCCGCCGCCGGGGAGGCCTGCGAGCTCTGCGCGGCCCCGGTCGGCGAGGCCCACCCGCACGTGGTCGATCTGGAGCGGCGCGCCCTGTGCTGCGCTTGCCCCACCTGCTCCCGGCTCTTCGTGCAGCCGGGCGCCGGCGCCCGGTTCCGGACCGTGCCCGACCGCGTCCGCTCCGATCCCGGGCTGGCGCTCACCGACGCCGACCTGGCCGCGCTCGGCGTCCCGGTGCGGCTCGTCTTCTTCGCGCGCGGCGGCCGCGACGGCCGCTGGTTCGCCACCTTCCCCGGATCGGCCGGCGCCGTCGAGGGGGCGCTCGACCCGGCGGCCTGGGCGGCGCTCGCGACGAGGACCCCGCTCGTGGCCGCGGCCGAGCCGGACGTCGAGGCGCTCCTCGCCTGGGGGGAGCGCGGCGAGCCCGGGATCGCGCTCCTGCTCGTGCCGGTCTCGGCCTGCTACGCGCTCGCCGGCCTCGTCCGGCGGCGCTGGCGCGGGCTCGACGGCGGACCCGAGGTCTGGCGCGAGGTGGCCGACGCGCTCGCGGCGCTGCGCGCCCGGGCCCGCCCGCTCCGCCCCTCGGAGCGGAAGGAGCCGCGCCCATGAGCTTCGAGTCGCTCCGCGCCGTCGCCGACGCCGTCCTCCTGGAGGGCTACGTCCTCTACCCCTACCGCGCCTCGGCGCCCAAGAACCGCTACCGCTGGACCTTCGGCGTGCTCGCGCCGCGCGCGTGGAGCGAGGCGGGCGGCTGCGAGGCCTGGTGGATGGAGGCGCAGGTGCTCGTCGAGCCGGGACGGGAGGCCCCGGCGCTCGACGGCCGGCTCCGCTTCCTGCAGCTGCGGCGGCGCGGGGTGGAGGCGGCACGCGACGGCGGGCTCGCGCCAGTGGACCGGCTCGAGCTGCCGGGACGGCTCCTC from Anaeromyxobacter paludicola harbors:
- a CDS encoding DUF5947 family protein, whose translation is MLPLRALERFARPAARPRPAAGEACELCAAPVGEAHPHVVDLERRALCCACPTCSRLFVQPGAGARFRTVPDRVRSDPGLALTDADLAALGVPVRLVFFARGGRDGRWFATFPGSAGAVEGALDPAAWAALATRTPLVAAAEPDVEALLAWGERGEPGIALLLVPVSACYALAGLVRRRWRGLDGGPEVWREVADALAALRARARPLRPSERKEPRP